The genomic interval TCTTTTCTCTTCGCCACTTCTTGATTTCTTTTTCCCTGGTAATGGCCGCAATCATATCGTCCGTCTCCTCAAAATAAACCAGCTTGTATATGTTGTATTTCGCTGTAAATCCCTTCACAAGATTGTTTCGGTGCTCGTACACTCG from Syntrophales bacterium carries:
- a CDS encoding GIY-YIG nuclease family protein, encoding MTTTGYVYILTNWNNQVMYTGVTSNLERRVYEHRNNLVKGFTAKYNIYKLVYFEETDDMIAAITREKEIKKWRREKKNRLVERMNPGWEDLSGTL